A region of the Verrucomicrobiota bacterium genome:
GATGAAGGTGGGCCGCAGGCTGTATTTTTATTTATCCGGTTGGCTTGCCAGTTTACTGGCTGCCTTTGGGGCGGGCTACTGGATGACCTCTACTCCGACGAGAACCGCAGATGAATCGGTTATGAAACCTGGTGCTGTTCTGCAAGAGGATTGGGAACTTACGGGTTCAAAAGAGAGTTTTGAGGGTATGGATTCAGAAGAGCTACAAGCTCCCGTTGTGGTTGATTCTTTAGGTTCAGAAACCAATAGCTTGCAGGCAGTTTTAGCGGGAGCGGGAGCCCCTCTGGTATGGGAACAGGCGAGTTTGGAAGCCGGGCTACTGTCTTCGGAGGAGGCTAGGTCTTGGGTTGAGGCACTCCTCGAAACTCCTCAGGGTCCGCGCCGCGATGACCTCCTCCTTACACTCCTAGGAAGAGTAGCTTTAAAAGATCCACAGGTGGCAATGGCTTTGGCGAGTCAAATCACTTCCGTTACTTCAGAAGAACAGGCAAGGAGACGCATACTAGAGGTTTGGGGTGGGCACGATCCTGCGGCAGCACAGATGTGGCTCGAGGAGAATTCAGTTGGACTTCCAGGGCGCGTTCGTTCTGAAAGGCTTGAAGCTTGGATAGAGGGTTACGCCCGTTCGAACCCTAGTGCCGCTTTTGCTTATGCCAGTGCTCTTCCAGAGGGAAGCTCTCTGGAAACCCGCCTCAAACGGGAACTTGTCGAAGAAGTGATATCTTCTCAGGTCGCGAACGGTGACCTTGAACAAGTGGAGATTTGGCTTCAAACCCTCCCGGAAGGGCCGGTCCGCAGAGAAGCTCTGGAAGAGTTTTACTCAGAGTGGGCAGAGCAAGACCCTGTTCAGGCATCAGAACATTTTTTGCAGAACCGATCAGGAGATAGTGAACGGGTGGCTGCGGGGATTGTTCGTAACTGGGCAGAGTCTGATCCTGAAGCTGCATCGGATTTCGTTGCTGCTCTGGATACTTCTGATCCAGCTTTCGAAGTAGCGGTTTCCTCGTTAATCGAAAGATGGTCTCGATACGATCTGGAGGGTCCTGCTGAATGGTTGAATGAGCTCCCGCCCTCGCCAGAGATTGATCGTGCGGTAGCAGTCTATTCTGTCCGAGCGTCAAGGGAAGATCCCGCAGGAGCGATGTCATGGGCGGAGTCAATTGCTACTGAGCAGACCCGAAACCGGGTCATGCAGAGGGTGGCGTCTAGCTGGCAGGAAACAGATCCCTCTGGATTGGAAACTTACCTGCAACAGAGTGGCTTGGACGAATCAACGGCGAACCGTCTTCGTGAAGGAAGTAATGGAAACGATAGGAGGTTTCGTAATTGAACTCTTCCGAGGATAAGGAAGAGGAATCCGAAGAACGGCCATCTAGAAATATCATTCGCGGGGATGACGAGATGACTTTCCTCGAGCATCTCGAGGAACTGCGGTTCACCCTGGCACGCTGCATCGGAGCCTTCGCTGTAGGAGTAATCATCCTTGCATTTTTTCTTCCTTCGTTGACCGATTTTCTACGAATGCCCTTTGTTTGGGCTCAGGGTGCTAGCGATCCGGATATGCTGGAAGGGCTTTTCTCCCGCCGCCCAATGGGGGTATTTACTGTGATGTTGCAGGTGCTCTTCCTCGGAGGGCTTTCCTGTTCGTTGCCATTTATGCTATTCGCCCTCGCGCAGTTTGTAGCACCTGCCTTGACCGAAAAGGAGAAGGAAGTCCTCGTCCCAGCTTTAACAGTGGGGTTTTTCCTCTTTCTCCTCGGCGTTGCCTTCGCCTTCTTTGTCATTCTCCCCGCGGCTTTTCGGGTGTCGATCGCTCTCAACTCAATGTTGGGTCTCGAGCTTCTGTGGAGCGCATCCGAATACTACAGTTTAGTGGTCTGGCTTTGTGTATTGATGGGGGCGCTCTTTGAGTTTCCTGTAGTCTTGGTTCTCCTCGTTCACCTTGGGATTTTGACACCAGAAGCATTACGAGGCCAGCGGAAGCTGGTTTTCATCGGAATCCTGGTTCTTTCGGCGATTATCACCCCGACCGGAGACCCCATCACTCTCATGATCATGACCGGACCTCTCTACGGCCTCTATGAGATTGCAATATGGGTAGGATCCAAGTGGAAGAAAAAGCGGTCCAGCGATCTTGAAGAAGAAGAGGAGTTTGATGAGGACTATTTCGGCGAAGACGATCTCGATTAACCGTTTGGAACGGGGTTCGTATCAGAGAGTGGATTAGGCAAGACTTAACCCGAAGGGTATTACGAACCATCTTCGTCCGGTGGCGGGTGCGGATGGATGTGTCCGTTGAAAATAGCTCGGTAGATGTCGTTTTTAGGCTCGGGCAA
Encoded here:
- the tatC gene encoding twin-arginine translocase subunit TatC, whose translation is MNSSEDKEEESEERPSRNIIRGDDEMTFLEHLEELRFTLARCIGAFAVGVIILAFFLPSLTDFLRMPFVWAQGASDPDMLEGLFSRRPMGVFTVMLQVLFLGGLSCSLPFMLFALAQFVAPALTEKEKEVLVPALTVGFFLFLLGVAFAFFVILPAAFRVSIALNSMLGLELLWSASEYYSLVVWLCVLMGALFEFPVVLVLLVHLGILTPEALRGQRKLVFIGILVLSAIITPTGDPITLMIMTGPLYGLYEIAIWVGSKWKKKRSSDLEEEEEFDEDYFGEDDLD